Proteins from a single region of Choloepus didactylus isolate mChoDid1 chromosome 10, mChoDid1.pri, whole genome shotgun sequence:
- the LOC119505308 gene encoding transcription factor E2F3 — MPLQQQAKRRLELGESGHQYLSDGLKTPKGKGRAALRSPDSPKTPKSPSEKTRYDTSLGLLTKKFIQLLSQSPDGVLDLNKAAEVLKVQKRRIYDITNVLEGIHLIKKKSKNNVQWMGCSLSEDGGMLAQCQGLSKEVTELSQEEKKLDELIQSCTLDLKLLTEDSENQRLAYVTYQDIRKISGLKDQTVIVVKAPPETRLEVPDPVESLQIHLSSTQGPIEVYLCPEETETHSPMKTNNQDHNGNIPKPTSKDLASTNSGHSDCSISTASLSPLASPANLLQQTEDQIPPTLEGPFVNLLPPLLQEDYLLSLGEEEGISDLFDAYDLEKLPLVEDFMCS; from the coding sequence ATGCCCTTACAGCAGCAGGCAAAGCGAAGGCTGGAGCTGGGAGAAAGTGGTCATCAGTACCTCTCAGATGGTTTAAAAACCCCCAAGGGCAAAGGAAGAGCTGCACTACGAAGTCCAGATAGTCCAAAAACTCCAAAATCTCCCTCAGAAAAAACACGGTATGATACGTCACTTGGTCTGCTCACCAAGAAGTTCATTCAGCTACTGAGCCAATCCCCCGATGGGGTCTTGGATTTGAACAAGGCAGCCGAGGTGCTTAAAGTGCAAAAGAGAAGAATTTATGACATCACCAATGTGCTGGAAGGCATCCACCTCATTAAGAAGAAATCGAAAAACAACGTCCAGTGGATGGGCTGCAGTCTGTCTGAGGATGGGGGCATGCTGGCCCAGTGTCAAGGCCTGTCAAAAGAAGTGACCGAGCTCAGTCAAGAAGAGAAGAAATTAGATGAACTGATCCAAAGCTGCACCCTGGACCTCAAACTGCTAACCGAGGATTCAGAGAATCAAAGGTTAGCTTACGTTACATATCAAGATATTCGAAAAATTAGTGGCCTTAAAGACCAAACTGTTATAGTTGTGAAAGCCCCTCCAGAAACAAGACTTGAAGTGCCTGACCCAGTAGAGAGCCTGCAAATACATTTGTCAAGTACCCAAGGACCCATTGAGGTTTATTTGTGTCCAGAAGAGACTGAAACACACAGTCCcatgaaaacaaacaaccaaGACCACAATGGGAATATCCCTAAGCCCACTTCCAAAGATTTGGCTTCAACAAACTCAGGACATAGTGATTGCTCCATTTCTACAGCAAGCCTTTCTCCTTTGGCCTCCCCAGCCAACCTTTTACAGCAGACTGAGGACCAAATTCCTCCCACCCTAGAAGGACCCTTTGTGAACTTATTGCCCCCCCTGCTCCAAGAAGACTATCTGCTAAGCCTTGGGGAGGAAGAGGGCATCAGTGATCTCTTTGATGCTTATGATTTGGAAAAGCTCCCACTGGTGGAAGACTTTATGTGTAGTTGA